GTTGACAAGTGCAATGGCTGCCGGGCCTGTGAGATGATCTGCTCCGCCTTTCACGCTAACCCGCAATACAGCAGCAATAATCCGGAAAGATCACGAATCCGGGTGATACGCGATCCCCTCAAGGACATATATGTTCCTGTTTACGCAGGGGAATATACCTCCGCCGAATGTATGGGGAGGGATAAATATGTCATTGACGGAAAGGAATACGGCGAGTGCGACTTTTGCCGGGCTTCGTGCCCCTCCCGGACGCTTTTCAAGGAACCGGATTCCGGTCTGCCGCTGAAATGCGATATGTGCGAGTCCGATCCGCCCCAGGAGAAGCCCCTGTGCGTTCAGTGGTGCATCAATGAAGCCCTGGTTTA
This genomic interval from Syntrophobacterales bacterium contains the following:
- a CDS encoding (4Fe-4S)-binding protein — protein: MKVKKKIKTIKVVVDKCNGCRACEMICSAFHANPQYSSNNPERSRIRVIRDPLKDIYVPVYAGEYTSAECMGRDKYVIDGKEYGECDFCRASCPSRTLFKEPDSGLPLKCDMCESDPPQEKPLCVQWCINEALVYEEREEEVEEGEMLGDVETGLEAMIDKYGLQKIADTVARISMSSKC